Proteins found in one Pocillopora verrucosa isolate sample1 chromosome 12, ASM3666991v2, whole genome shotgun sequence genomic segment:
- the LOC131776411 gene encoding uncharacterized protein — MAAIFGLWVISLAFVVNLLAHTLPSQLGDGSSECSLKSTNNFQAHYLRRNAASRRISNQLRRHQVCWTKHGQTCRSPPDFHQGIDITICMDIASNSGPHPNQRNNLRALYLNARSLKAIVTAEGSDRSKICKITILQQIVFSGDFDVVGVTETWLNNSVTDSEIIPGYSIFRRDREDRAGGVMIAVKGGIEVKRRPDLEKGGAELVVVDLKTGNVKTVTLYCFYHPDSSPEPLLELNSSLRKNTESACILLLGDFNLPELNWANNETTTTPVNNSSRADHKIFCDLVGDNFLYQTVPGPTHIAGNKLDFVLCNWPETIENVLTFHPREGIFPTDHYVIEFDIRLKFQRGKRVKRQVFDFKNGNFDDLRESLTRVPFELAFSDDINEHWSNWKDLFLTAVIDHIPVKTIHDTNSPPWIDGEVRHLIRKKCAALKKFRQNKTPERKQKLRILSQNIKYVIRAKHRRYLAQIEQDNPKKFWSYHKAILGGRSGTSAVISYNGVSAKEPAQKADLFNKYFCSVFLPAASDVNRPQINIPLRTDMEISQIEISIEEHGFLRNRSCVTHLLSVLHTIGQYLDKNVQTDVIYLDLAKAFDTVDHCILLSKLRAYGVSGQLLAWFSDYLNERVQRVVVDGAVSQWAPVTSGVPQGSLLGPLLFTIFINDLPDATAGGAMAALYADDTKAYRSIKGVEDCISLQNTLTNMKAWAMRNNIRFNSSKCKVLSVTRKKSPIIYGYKLNHVQLERVTSEKDVGVIVTSSLSWDSHVHTIIAKANKLLGLLQRTCPFLTNVSVRLSLYLALVKSQLCYATQVWSPAQFNLKSQLERVQRRATRWILGTRIGEMSYRDRLIKLNLLPLAYDRELKDLVFLYKCLNNYTDLNILNFVSFISHGRTRRSNSFNLTTPSCKTSTFQASYFNRTVKLWNYVCTL, encoded by the exons ATGGCCGCTATTTTCGGCCTCTGGGTTATATCACTAGCTTTTGTAGTTAATCTACTGGCACACACGCTTCCAAGCCAGCTTGGAGACGGCTCTTCGGAGTGCTCATTGAAATCGACCAACAATTTTCAAGCCCACTATCTCAGAAGAAATGCTGCGAGCCGCCGAATCTCAAACCAACTTCGTCGACATCAAGTATGCTGGACCAAACATGGTCAAACTTGTCGTTCGCCTCCTGACTTCCATCAAGGCATCGATATAACTATCTGTATGGATATTGCATCGAACTCTGGTCCCCATCCGAATCAGAGAAACAATCTGCGAGCACTATATCTGAATGCACGAAGTTTAAAAGCAATCGTGACTGCCGAAGGTTCTGACCGAAGCAAAATATGCAAAATCACCATCTTACAACAGATTGTCTTTAGCGGGGACTTCGACGTTGTCGGGGTCACTGAAACATGGCTTAATAACTCTGTAACTGACAGTGAAATCATACCAGGATATTCCATCTTTCGACGGGACAGAGAAGATCGTGCTGGTGGAGTAATGATTGCGGTTAAAGGAGGCATTGAAGTGAAAAGACGACCTGACTTAGAGAAGGGTGGCGCAGAATTGGTTGTTGTGGATCTGAAGACTGGAAATGTAAAAACTGTTAccctttattgtttttatcaccCTGATTCATCGCCCGAACCTCTTCTGGAACTTAACTCATCTCTACGGAAAAACACAGAGTCAGCTTGTATATTGCTGCTTGGCGATTTCAATCTGCCAGAACTCAATTGGGCtaacaatgaaacaacaacaactccaGTAAACAACAGTAGTCGCGCAgaccacaaaatattttgtgatcttgttggtgacaattttctttatcagaCTGTCCCTGGCCCCACGCATATTGCCGGTAACAAGCTTGACTTTGTGCTGTGTAATTGGCCTGAGACTATCGAGAACGTTCTAACCTTTCATCCACGAGAAGGTATATTTCCCACAGACCACTATGTTATTGAGTTTGATATCCGACTAAAGTTTCAAAGAGGAAAACGGGTGAAGAGACAAGTCTTCGACTTTAAGAATGGAAATTTTGATGATCTACGGGAATCACTTACTCGAGTTCCCTTTGAGTTAGCCTTTTCGGATGATATAAATGAACACTGGTCAAACTGGAAAGATCTGTTTCTGACTGCCGTAATAGATCATATACCAGTAAAAACAATTCACGACACTAACTCTCCCCCTTGGATAGACGGGGAAGTCCGGCATCTGATTCGAAAGAAGTGTgcagctttgaaaaaatttcgtCAGAACAAGACCCCTGAACGCAAACAAAAATTGCGAATATTGAGTCAAAATATTAAGTACGTAATTCGCGCTAAACATCGGCGGTACTTAGCGCAAATTGAGCAGGACAACCCAAAGAAATTTTGGAGCTACCACAAAGCGATTTTAGGTGGTCGATCTGGCACAAGCGCGGTGATATCATACAACGGTGTGTCTGCAAAGGAACCAGCACAAAAAGCAGACCtcttcaataaatatttctgttctgttttcctTCCAGCAGCCTCCGATGTAAACAGACCTCAAATTAACATACCACTGAGAACTGATATGGAAATCTCGCAAATAGAAATATCAATAGAAGAG CACGGGTTTCTACGAAATCGATCGTGTGTCACACACTTACTGTCTGTTCTACACACCATAGGACAGTACCTGGATAAAAATGTACAGACGGACGTGATCTATTTGGATCTCGCTAAAGCGTTTGACACGGTGGACCATTGTATTCTCCTGTCTAAGTTAAGGGCCTACGGCGTTTCGGGGCAGCTATTAGCCTGGTTTTCAGACTATCTAAACGAGCGCGTCCAACGTGTAGTTGTTGATGGTGCTGTCTCGCAATGGGCACCAGTCACTTCCGGTGTCCCTCAGGGGAGTCTGTTGGGACCCCTGCTCTTCACGATCTTTATAAACGACCTGCCTGATGCAACTGCAGGAGGTGCGATGGCCGCATTATATGCCGACGACACCAAGGCATATCGCAGCATCAAAGGTGTTGAGGACTGCATATCTCTGCAGAACACTTTAACCAACATGAAGGCATGGGCCATGCGAAATAACATTCGCTTTAACTCATCAAAATGCAAAGTCCTCTCAGTAACTCGCAAAAAAAGCCCAATTATCTACGGCTACAAACTCAATCATGTACAACTTGAGCGGGTCACAAGTGAGAAGGATGTCGGAGTTATTGTGACTAGCTCCCTTTCATGGGATTCACATGTCCATACCATCATCGCAAAAGCCAACAAGCTACTTGGGCTTCTACAGCGTACATGCCCTTTTCTGACCAATGTTTCAGTCAGGCTGTCCCTCTATCTGGCTTTGGTAAAGTCACAACTGTGCTATGCAACGCAAGTGTGGTCCCCAGCCCAATTCAATCTCAAAAGTCAGCTTGAAAGAGTACAAAGACGTGCAACAAGATGGATTCTAGGCACCAGAATTGGGGAAATGAGCTACCGAGACCGGCTTATCAAGCTGAATTTGCTCCCTCTCGCCTACGACCGCGAACTTAAGGACCTTGTGTTTCTTTACAAATGTCTGAATAACTACACGGATCTAAACATCCttaactttgtttcttttatttcccacGGCCGCACCAGACGAAGTAATTCCTTCAATCTCACAACACCTTCATGTAAAACAAGTACCTTTCAGGCCTCCTATTTCAACCGAACTGTTAAACTCTGGAACTACGTCTGTACCTTATAA